The following proteins are encoded in a genomic region of Bubalus kerabau isolate K-KA32 ecotype Philippines breed swamp buffalo chromosome 15, PCC_UOA_SB_1v2, whole genome shotgun sequence:
- the FAM111B gene encoding serine protease FAM111B, translated as MDFMKTEENTSFSATGNDQSTRPEASKDTVIEEACSGTPVDQSLSDIRECNSTIKVKSEVSEHETSSERQNPCVNTSEKCHFTFSLNEHFRKSDRSVFTAFGGPNENIYSVLSAHDYFSERMKKHVNKNIVYEEEIIKAYINLGMPLRCLPSGSHLKITFGQRTSNQKDDQLLRPCENPDTECILFQVVAIRKTIKKIVVIKELHERGTTLCVYALKGETIKEALCNDGRFLSDLDTLEWTVIEGHNKIYGKQSMVDEVSGKVLQLDILKLSIKKCTHKKIKTEDENATEDISLQALTQSKSKVHEPEKDGETEDVEHNREKILPCQSLGLDIKHKTRRSISKIKRYYNNNLYKRLRRKTTQVRRRLSLGRQYAIQKIQRETTNLWVKNLQILNKVTMHQYPNFNKEALRIQKHFQEKRKRMKLSTFKQFSMYKNYFGKVTENSV; from the coding sequence gATACTGTCATAGAGGAGGCATGTTCTGGCACACCTGTTGATCAGTCTCTGTCTGACATACGAGAATGTAACAGCACCATTAAAGTTAAAAGTGAAGTCAGTGAGCATGAAACATCCTCTGAACGACAGAACCCATGTGTGAACACCagtgaaaaatgtcatttcacCTTTAGTTTGAATGAACACTTCAGGAAGTCAGACCGTAGTGTGTTTACAGCATTTGGTGGACCCAATGAGAATATCTATTCAGTTCTGAGTGCTCATGACTATTTCAGTGAAAGGATGAAAAAACATGTAAATAAGAACATCGTTtatgaagaagaaataataaaagcgTATATAAATTTAGGAATGCCTCTCAGATGCCTACCTAGTGGTTCCCATTTGAAAATAACATTTGGTCAAAGAACAAGTAACCAGAAAGATGATCAGTTATTACGCCCATGTGAAAATCCAGACActgaatgcattctttttcaagttgttGCTATTAGgaagaccataaagaagattgttGTGATTAAGGAACTTCATGAACGAGGAACTACACTTTGTGTCTATGCCTTGAAGGGTGAGACTATCAAAGAAGCCCTTTGCAATGATGGCCGATTTCTCTCAGATCTAGACACACTTGAATGGACAGTAATAGAAGGTCACAATAAAATTTATGGAAAACAGTCCATGGTGGATGAAGTATCTGGAAAAGTCTTACAATTGGACATTCTTAAACTGTCTATCAAGAAATGTAcccataaaaaaattaaaacagaagatGAAAATGCTACTGAAGATATCAGTCTGCAGGCTTTAACACAGTCTAAGAGCAAAGTCCATGAACcagagaaagatggagaaactgaagatGTAGAACACAACAGAGAAAAAATTCTCCCATGTCAGAGTCTAGGGCTTGATATTAAACATAAGACACGCCGGTCCATTTCCAAAATTAAACGTTATTACAATAATAATCTCTACAAAAGACTTAGGAGAAAAACCACGCAAGTTAGGCGAAGGCTCTCTCTAGGTAGGCAATATGCTATTCAGAAAATCCAAAGGGAGACAACTAATCTCTGGGTAAAGAATTTACAAATATTGAACAAAGTTACGATGCATCAGTATCCAAATTTTAATAAAGAGGCACTTCGGATACAAAAGCATTTTCAGGAAAAACGGAAGAGAATGAAACTGTCAACGTTTAAACAATTCAGCATGTATAAAAATTACTTTGGAAAAGTGACTGAAAATTCTGTTTAA